A DNA window from Bacteroidia bacterium contains the following coding sequences:
- a CDS encoding gliding motility-associated C-terminal domain-containing protein has product MVLFILTTSEAYASHAQGADLTYQCLGGNQYQFTLKFYRDCSGANAPNNVTIDCSSASCNQNFQLTLNPVPNTGIEVTPICPSQTTTCTNGNNPGVREYIYQGVTNIPACSDWIFSFTLCCRNAAISTINNPGAENIYVEARLDNLNFPCNSSPTFTNRPVPYICVGQSFCFNHGASDPDGDLLVYSLIPPATGPLTTVTFLPPYTAVQPLASTPPVSFNTQTGDICMTPTLLQVAVMAVRVEEWRNNQLVGSVIRDIQVQTQVCSNINPSINGINGTGVYVLNGCAGAPINFFTNSLDPDPGQNITMTWNNGITAATFTVSGGPLPTGTFSWTPTAANVGPAPHCFTVTVQDDNCPVYGSQTYSFCLYISGINVSIVGSNANCGASNGSATASASGGTGPYSYQWLPNLGNNATQNGLGAGTYTVVVTDVNGCQGSATVTILNNGMPGNIQMLSTMVSCAGGNNGTATANVNGQPPFTYLWSNGGTTATISNLTAGTYSVVVTNGPGCTATASVTITAPALLSLTSVQGPVTCAGGSNGSATVIPAGGTGPYSYQWSNGATTATVNNLSALNYFVTVTDANACTATINILITEPPQLQTALSAFNNVTCFGDTNGSASVLVTGGTPPYAYLWNTNPPQIYQTANNLGAGTYQVIVTDANGCTSTMNAVINQPLPVTATFSSTPVSCYGGNNGSASVSPSGGTAPYTFSWNTVPIQNSQNASNLSSGNYNVIITDIYGCSGTVIVTVNQPTPLVATVSNVSPATCNGGTNGTATGNATGGTFPYSYQWNTTPPQNNAAATGLSAGTYTLTITDDNGCAAVTTVVITQPAPLFTQTSGNDTICPGQNTLISANSYGGSGPYTYLWNQGLGFGPAHIVGPNNTTIYTVITTDANGCTAGPDTVILSVFQLSSANISTSGTPAVCAGSQAQISASVSGFTGPVTYSWSHNLGSGPGPINVYPTATTTYTVTVTNICGISATSAVTIVVNPIPQIILSPVTSTGCDAATVSFTDTASANFGCTYNWNFGDGHYSTAQHPVHQYTQTGAYTITVTITSPWGCTGTATTWAAVTVNLSAQAQFTANPVYTTNLSPTITFTDQSTNASSWYWDFGDGNTSTVQHPVHTYTSENTFRVMLVTNNAAGCPDTAWLDVKVDPEFTFYIPNAFTPNGDHMNDEFRGEGDEITSYKMEIFDRWGMLIFQTENLYRGWDGRANGGNEIAQEDVYVYRVVLRDFAQKEHTFTGHVSLIR; this is encoded by the coding sequence ATGGTACTGTTCATCCTCACCACGTCAGAAGCGTATGCTTCACACGCACAAGGCGCTGATCTCACCTATCAATGCCTTGGAGGAAATCAATATCAATTCACTCTTAAATTCTACCGCGACTGCTCCGGCGCCAATGCTCCCAACAATGTTACCATCGATTGCTCATCCGCTTCCTGCAACCAGAATTTTCAGCTCACGCTGAACCCTGTTCCCAATACGGGAATTGAAGTTACTCCCATCTGTCCTTCTCAAACCACCACATGTACCAACGGAAACAACCCGGGGGTGCGCGAATACATTTACCAGGGTGTAACCAATATACCCGCATGCAGCGACTGGATTTTTTCTTTCACCCTTTGCTGCCGGAATGCTGCTATTTCCACCATCAACAATCCGGGTGCGGAAAATATCTATGTAGAAGCCAGGCTCGACAATCTGAATTTCCCCTGCAACTCCTCTCCCACTTTCACGAACCGTCCGGTACCGTACATTTGTGTAGGTCAATCTTTCTGTTTCAACCACGGTGCATCCGATCCTGACGGCGATTTGCTTGTTTATTCTCTGATTCCTCCCGCCACCGGACCACTGACCACCGTAACTTTTCTGCCCCCCTATACCGCTGTGCAGCCCCTTGCCAGTACTCCACCGGTTAGTTTCAACACACAAACAGGAGATATATGTATGACCCCTACCTTGCTTCAGGTGGCCGTTATGGCCGTACGTGTAGAAGAGTGGAGGAATAACCAACTGGTGGGATCCGTGATCCGCGACATTCAGGTTCAGACTCAGGTGTGCTCCAACATCAACCCTTCGATCAACGGAATTAACGGAACCGGAGTATATGTACTGAACGGATGCGCCGGGGCACCGATCAATTTTTTTACCAACTCACTGGATCCGGATCCGGGACAGAACATCACTATGACCTGGAACAATGGTATCACCGCAGCCACCTTCACCGTGAGCGGAGGTCCGCTGCCAACAGGAACATTTTCCTGGACTCCTACCGCAGCTAACGTAGGCCCGGCGCCGCACTGCTTCACCGTAACGGTGCAGGATGACAACTGTCCGGTTTATGGAAGTCAGACCTACTCCTTCTGCTTATACATCTCCGGAATAAATGTGAGCATTGTGGGTTCGAATGCGAATTGCGGTGCCAGCAATGGTTCTGCCACAGCGAGTGCCAGCGGAGGTACGGGGCCCTATTCATATCAATGGCTACCAAACCTTGGCAATAATGCCACACAAAACGGCCTGGGTGCAGGCACTTACACCGTGGTTGTTACCGACGTTAACGGGTGCCAGGGCAGTGCCACTGTAACCATACTGAACAACGGCATGCCGGGAAACATTCAGATGCTGTCAACCATGGTTTCCTGCGCAGGCGGAAATAACGGAACAGCCACCGCCAATGTGAACGGACAGCCGCCCTTCACTTACCTCTGGTCGAACGGCGGAACCACAGCTACCATATCCAATCTTACCGCCGGAACTTATTCAGTGGTGGTAACCAATGGTCCGGGTTGTACCGCAACTGCAAGCGTCACAATTACCGCTCCGGCTTTGCTTTCACTTACCTCCGTTCAGGGCCCGGTTACCTGTGCCGGCGGCAGTAACGGTTCAGCAACGGTGATTCCCGCCGGCGGAACCGGTCCTTATTCCTACCAGTGGTCGAACGGAGCTACCACCGCAACGGTCAATAATCTTTCCGCACTGAATTACTTTGTAACAGTAACAGATGCGAATGCCTGTACTGCAACTATCAATATTCTCATTACAGAACCACCCCAGCTTCAGACTGCGCTGAGTGCGTTCAACAATGTAACATGCTTCGGCGATACAAACGGATCTGCTTCCGTACTGGTCACCGGCGGAACTCCACCCTATGCATACCTCTGGAATACAAATCCGCCCCAGATCTACCAAACCGCAAATAACCTGGGTGCAGGAACCTACCAGGTGATAGTGACTGATGCAAACGGATGCACCTCCACAATGAATGCAGTGATCAATCAACCCCTGCCAGTAACAGCAACGTTCAGTTCCACCCCCGTAAGTTGTTACGGAGGGAATAACGGTTCTGCATCCGTATCTCCCTCCGGTGGAACGGCACCCTATACCTTTTCATGGAATACCGTTCCCATTCAGAATTCCCAAAACGCATCCAACCTCTCATCCGGAAACTATAATGTAATCATCACCGACATTTACGGATGTTCAGGAACTGTAATAGTAACGGTGAACCAGCCGACCCCGCTGGTTGCAACAGTGTCCAATGTATCTCCGGCAACATGTAACGGCGGAACCAATGGAACCGCAACAGGCAATGCTACCGGAGGCACCTTCCCGTACTCCTATCAATGGAATACAACACCTCCGCAGAACAATGCGGCCGCCACCGGTTTGAGTGCCGGCACCTATACACTTACGATCACCGACGACAACGGATGCGCGGCGGTAACCACTGTTGTGATTACGCAACCTGCGCCGCTTTTCACCCAAACATCGGGTAACGATACCATCTGCCCCGGACAAAACACGCTTATCAGCGCCAATTCCTACGGCGGGTCAGGACCATACACTTATCTATGGAATCAGGGGCTTGGCTTTGGTCCTGCCCATATCGTTGGGCCGAACAATACCACCATTTATACCGTAATCACGACAGATGCCAATGGTTGCACTGCCGGTCCGGATACTGTAATCCTAAGCGTTTTTCAGCTTAGCTCCGCCAACATTTCCACCAGCGGAACCCCGGCAGTGTGCGCCGGTTCCCAGGCGCAGATCAGTGCATCGGTTTCCGGATTCACAGGACCGGTAACCTACTCCTGGTCGCATAACCTCGGAAGCGGACCCGGTCCTATCAACGTATATCCCACGGCTACCACTACGTACACTGTTACCGTTACCAACATTTGCGGTATAAGTGCAACTTCCGCAGTCACGATTGTGGTAAACCCGATTCCGCAGATCATTTTAAGTCCGGTTACTTCCACCGGATGTGATGCTGCTACGGTTTCCTTCACCGATACAGCATCGGCGAACTTCGGATGCACATATAACTGGAACTTCGGTGACGGGCATTATTCCACCGCCCAGCATCCTGTACATCAGTACACACAAACAGGAGCGTATACCATAACAGTAACCATCACCTCGCCGTGGGGATGTACAGGAACCGCCACCACATGGGCTGCCGTAACTGTGAATCTCTCTGCACAGGCACAATTCACGGCGAATCCCGTGTACACCACGAACCTTTCGCCGACCATCACTTTTACCGATCAGAGTACCAATGCCTCCTCCTGGTACTGGGACTTTGGCGACGGCAATACTTCCACGGTACAGCATCCGGTACACACGTATACCAGTGAAAATACGTTTCGTGTAATGCTGGTCACCAATAATGCCGCCGGGTGCCCCGATACGGCCTGGCTGGATGTGAAGGTGGATCCCGAATTCACGTTCTACATTCCGAATGCCTTTACACCTAACGGGGATCACATGAACGACGAATTTCGCGGAGAAGGTGATGAGATCACGAGTTACAAGATGGAGATATTCGATCGCTGGGGGATGCTGATATTCCAAACCGAAAATTTATACAGGGGGTGGGATGGCCGGGCGAACGGAGGGAATGAAATTGCACAGGAAGATGTGTACGTATACAGAGTAGTTCTTCGGGATTTTGCGCAAAAAGAACATACATTCACCGGGCATGTAAGCCTGATCCGATAG
- a CDS encoding tetratricopeptide repeat protein has translation MAARPGTLAILFILFICLNPATAGREDSLLHVAKSSKDKRAAAAAYIELGELLQGSDFKLSYEYARKACVLYKQANDVKGMARAYFNMGYSLTDLGKLDESLNNYLLALDMYAQTGDALGEGKCLNDIAYIYQYQGNLQEAMNYYKKALEIFEGVGDRENIAATTNNIGLLLHSQDDYKNALTYYLKSIEMKKELGNKKSLAMSYNNIGTIYLENNQLNLAMEAMEESLRLRREAGDKAGEAQSLVNIGAIYRKYPDYPKALNYFLEALKIQQELGNRIDLGINLNNVASVYLRTGELNLAEKYAFQAYTTGKELNYADLIKDASKQLSTIYVLKNDYKTGYKYLVEFKNIEDSLMSADAARKMTELRLQMEFGKERVAKEKEAEQKDLLYQSEMDKQRVILISTITGALILIVFSVFLFNRMRLISRQKEIIEEQKTEVDVKNIQLEKVYREINLRNEEIEEKNKDITDSIKYAKRIQEAILPPDEFRKELLPGSFVLYQPKDIVSGDFYWFERFGKCVMFAAVDCTGHGVPGAFMSIVGNNLLNRAVNEFGLSKPHLILNSVNRELTKTLHQESEESSVKDGMDISLCSFDPGTMKLEFSAAYNPLYLIRESQLIIVEGDKFPVGAFVGEEIRQFSLKEIALQKGDVLYIFTDGYSDQFGGPRGKKFKYRQLQQLLLSVHLLPPEQQKEKLLRTFLDWKGELEQVDDICIIGLRV, from the coding sequence ATGGCGGCGAGACCGGGAACTTTAGCCATCCTTTTTATACTTTTTATCTGCCTGAATCCGGCAACAGCCGGTCGGGAGGATTCGCTTTTGCATGTGGCAAAAAGCAGCAAGGATAAGCGGGCGGCTGCGGCAGCCTACATTGAACTGGGGGAGCTTCTGCAGGGTTCCGATTTTAAACTTTCCTACGAATACGCGCGGAAGGCTTGTGTATTGTACAAACAGGCGAATGATGTAAAAGGAATGGCGCGTGCCTATTTTAACATGGGATATTCACTCACCGACCTGGGTAAGCTGGATGAGTCGCTGAATAATTACCTGCTTGCCCTCGATATGTATGCACAGACCGGCGATGCACTCGGTGAAGGAAAATGCCTGAATGACATTGCCTACATCTACCAATACCAGGGAAACCTTCAGGAAGCAATGAATTATTATAAAAAAGCGCTGGAGATCTTTGAAGGCGTTGGCGACCGCGAAAACATAGCGGCTACCACCAATAATATCGGGTTGCTGCTGCATTCTCAGGATGATTACAAGAACGCACTGACTTATTATCTGAAGAGCATTGAGATGAAGAAAGAATTGGGAAATAAGAAGAGCCTGGCAATGTCTTATAATAACATCGGGACCATCTACCTTGAGAACAATCAGTTGAATCTCGCCATGGAGGCCATGGAAGAAAGCCTGAGACTCCGAAGGGAAGCGGGAGATAAAGCCGGTGAAGCGCAGTCGCTTGTGAACATCGGTGCGATTTACCGGAAGTATCCCGATTATCCCAAGGCACTGAATTATTTTTTGGAAGCATTGAAAATACAACAGGAGCTGGGCAACCGGATTGACCTCGGCATCAATCTGAATAATGTGGCGTCGGTTTACCTTCGTACGGGTGAACTGAACCTGGCGGAGAAATACGCCTTCCAGGCTTATACTACCGGGAAAGAACTTAATTATGCCGATCTGATCAAGGATGCCAGTAAGCAATTGTCTACGATCTATGTGCTGAAGAACGACTATAAAACCGGTTACAAATACCTGGTGGAATTCAAAAATATCGAGGATTCACTCATGAGCGCCGATGCAGCCCGGAAGATGACGGAGTTGCGCCTGCAGATGGAATTTGGCAAGGAAAGAGTGGCGAAGGAGAAAGAAGCGGAACAGAAGGACTTATTGTATCAGTCTGAAATGGACAAGCAACGGGTGATCCTGATCTCCACTATCACGGGCGCACTCATCCTGATTGTCTTCTCTGTTTTCCTGTTTAACAGGATGCGGCTGATCTCACGACAGAAGGAAATAATTGAGGAGCAGAAAACAGAGGTGGATGTTAAAAACATACAGCTGGAGAAGGTATACCGCGAAATCAACCTGCGCAACGAAGAGATTGAGGAGAAGAACAAAGATATTACAGACAGCATCAAATATGCCAAGCGCATACAGGAGGCCATTCTTCCCCCCGATGAGTTTCGTAAGGAATTACTGCCCGGATCTTTCGTGCTGTATCAGCCGAAAGACATCGTGAGCGGTGATTTCTACTGGTTTGAACGCTTTGGCAAATGCGTAATGTTTGCGGCGGTGGATTGTACCGGTCACGGTGTTCCGGGTGCATTCATGAGTATCGTGGGAAATAATCTGCTGAACCGCGCGGTGAATGAATTCGGACTGAGCAAGCCACACCTCATTCTTAACTCGGTGAACAGGGAACTCACAAAAACGCTCCATCAGGAATCAGAAGAATCCTCCGTGAAAGACGGAATGGATATTTCACTCTGTTCATTTGACCCCGGCACTATGAAACTGGAGTTTTCTGCCGCCTACAATCCGCTCTACCTCATCCGGGAAAGTCAGCTGATTATTGTGGAGGGAGATAAGTTTCCGGTGGGCGCCTTTGTAGGAGAGGAAATACGCCAGTTCTCCCTGAAGGAAATTGCGCTCCAAAAGGGAGATGTTCTGTATATTTTTACTGACGGGTATTCCGATCAGTTTGGCGGCCCGCGGGGCAAGAAGTTTAAATACCGGCAACTGCAACAATTGCTACTCTCCGTTCATCTGCTTCCGCCGGAGCAGCAAAAGGAAAAACTGCTGAGGACTTTCCTCGACTGGAAGGGCGAGCTTGAACAAGTAGACGATATTTGTATTATCGGCCTGAGGGTATAA
- a CDS encoding type IX secretion system membrane protein PorP/SprF, giving the protein MKKIIITIAFAATCFPCVLNAQQLQMFTQYMNNNFVINPALAGSETEFAPLRLFVRDQWTGMNLDGNPKTRTLSYHTALLDGKMGIGGYLFNDRFGAVTRTGINASYSYTVKIGETDRLSFGVSGVFYRFHLATDSLIFDAQGNTDPVVYNNAGDFRTYNPNANFGIAYTGKSFWIGIGVPDLIPFKIAANDSFYVVKEVPHIYASLGYKIKLAEDMFLEPSFMIKRVTGAPVQVDFNANLKIKGKFNIGGTFRAGDAVAVMAGYRFKEFYMVGYSYDFVISDLSTYNAGGNHEIMLGINLTKRKKEEGGGDAPKDETPKDNPEEKKDDSKEQK; this is encoded by the coding sequence ATGAAAAAGATCATCATCACCATCGCGTTCGCTGCAACCTGTTTCCCGTGCGTTCTGAATGCACAGCAGTTGCAGATGTTTACCCAGTACATGAACAACAACTTCGTGATCAACCCTGCACTCGCAGGTTCGGAGACGGAGTTTGCTCCGCTTCGTCTGTTTGTCAGGGATCAGTGGACAGGAATGAACCTCGACGGGAATCCTAAAACACGCACGCTGAGTTATCATACCGCTCTGCTGGACGGTAAGATGGGAATAGGCGGTTATCTGTTCAACGACCGTTTCGGTGCAGTCACGCGTACCGGAATCAATGCCTCCTATTCTTACACCGTTAAAATCGGAGAAACCGACCGCTTGTCATTCGGTGTTTCCGGCGTATTTTACCGCTTTCACCTGGCTACTGACTCACTCATCTTTGATGCCCAGGGGAATACCGATCCTGTGGTGTACAACAATGCCGGCGATTTCCGTACGTATAATCCCAATGCCAATTTCGGAATCGCCTACACCGGTAAAAGCTTTTGGATCGGTATCGGTGTTCCTGATCTGATTCCGTTCAAGATCGCCGCGAATGACAGCTTCTATGTTGTGAAGGAAGTACCGCATATCTATGCTTCCCTCGGCTATAAGATCAAGCTCGCGGAAGATATGTTTCTTGAACCGTCGTTTATGATTAAGCGGGTAACCGGCGCTCCCGTGCAGGTGGACTTCAACGCAAACCTGAAGATCAAAGGAAAATTTAATATTGGAGGAACCTTCCGGGCCGGAGATGCTGTGGCCGTAATGGCAGGATACCGCTTCAAGGAATTCTACATGGTTGGTTATTCTTATGACTTTGTGATCAGTGATCTGAGCACTTACAATGCGGGCGGAAATCATGAGATCATGCTGGGAATAAATCTTACGAAAAGAAAGAAGGAGGAGGGCGGAGGCGATGCTCCTAAGGACGAAACGCCGAAAGATAACCCTGAGGAGAAGAAGGACGATAGTAAGGAACAGAAGTAA
- a CDS encoding gliding motility-associated C-terminal domain-containing protein has protein sequence MIKRFSALLLLAGGLTAVAQVPTANFNAVPTVVCQGSNVSFFDASTGGPTAWSWSFPGGTPATSTNQNPTITYTSPGVYNVTLTVSNVNGSNTLTQTNYITVQNPPSTPLAGPDQQICNDTATLQGNTPTFGIGTWSVIFGGGVVSQVNNPSSIVTGLTPGINILIWTIANAPCSPLDDTVRILVDLPPTPANAGPDQNICPPNNFTTLAGNTVFVGSGMWTLLSGNGVVTTPTSPTSGVTSLGTGANQFIWTTSNGTCPPSMDTVTINYLTPPSIAINPPSLFLCSGNSFTLQATGGLTYTWAPATGLSATTGSSVMANPTTTITYTVTGTDVNGCTNTGTTIITVTPFPTITVSMANTTTCSNSPMQITASGANGYTWSPASGLSATTGSIVSCLPTASTTYTVIGNTNGCTDTITFTMNVIPAPTATVNPPAGLICQGNNLNLTGGGGVSYNWFPSTGLSATTGATVTAAPTVTTQYYVIAIAANGCSDTAGTLIVVNPPPNVSITPNNPSVCTGDSLTLIASGSLNYSWSPATFLSSTTNDTVMCIPTTTVTYTVTGTASGCPPSTSTVTVTVNLTPTVTVTPNTIAICQGSFTNLTASGASSYTWAPGGTLSSTTGAIVTAMPTTATSYTVTGTSVNGCTSTAIVNVNVNPLFMVNTAGMPATCGNPNSGQATATTNGGTAPFTYLWNDPFGQTTQTASALTPGTYTVIVTDANGCSQTQSVTITSLNTMALNMQYADPLCSSGNTGTATVTVTSGTTPFTYSWNTVPAQSTAQATGLAPGTYTVVVTDSSGCTQSIAVTLVSPPALSLVTDTTVSQCKRNDGGAHVTSVSGGTSPYTYLWNNGGTNNEIEMLAPGTYSVLVTDFNGCTDSASFTIVDWTTEYCVYLTNAFSPNGDGQHDTWYIENLDYYSNVSLEIFNRWGHLVFREDDYKNNWDGKDAKGKALPGGSYYYVLKLSPNDEPIKGILTILK, from the coding sequence ATGATCAAACGTTTCAGTGCGCTCTTATTATTAGCCGGAGGACTGACCGCTGTTGCCCAGGTTCCGACCGCAAATTTTAACGCCGTTCCAACGGTCGTCTGTCAGGGCTCAAACGTGAGTTTCTTTGACGCTTCTACAGGCGGACCAACTGCCTGGTCGTGGAGCTTTCCGGGAGGAACTCCTGCTACCTCTACAAATCAGAATCCTACGATCACCTATACTTCACCGGGGGTATACAATGTAACGCTTACCGTTTCCAACGTGAACGGAAGTAATACACTGACTCAAACCAACTATATCACTGTACAGAATCCTCCCAGCACACCACTGGCAGGCCCCGATCAGCAAATATGTAATGATACCGCCACACTCCAGGGGAACACACCCACTTTTGGAATAGGTACCTGGAGCGTGATTTTTGGAGGCGGAGTGGTAAGCCAGGTAAATAATCCCTCTTCAATTGTAACAGGACTTACTCCCGGCATCAACATCCTGATATGGACCATTGCCAATGCGCCCTGCTCACCGCTGGACGATACCGTCCGTATTCTGGTTGACTTGCCGCCCACTCCGGCTAATGCAGGACCGGATCAGAATATTTGTCCTCCGAATAACTTTACCACCCTTGCGGGAAATACGGTTTTTGTGGGTTCTGGTATGTGGACGCTTCTGAGCGGGAACGGAGTAGTTACTACTCCCACTTCTCCTACCTCCGGAGTCACTTCACTGGGTACGGGTGCCAATCAGTTTATCTGGACCACCAGCAACGGAACCTGCCCGCCTTCCATGGATACGGTAACGATCAACTATCTTACACCTCCCTCCATCGCCATCAATCCGCCGAGTCTTTTTCTCTGTTCCGGTAATTCTTTTACCCTGCAGGCTACCGGAGGACTTACCTATACCTGGGCACCTGCTACCGGACTCAGTGCCACCACCGGATCTTCTGTGATGGCAAATCCCACCACCACCATCACCTACACTGTTACGGGAACGGATGTGAACGGATGTACAAATACGGGTACCACGATTATCACCGTTACGCCTTTTCCTACGATTACAGTGAGCATGGCTAATACCACAACCTGTTCAAATTCACCCATGCAGATAACTGCTTCCGGCGCCAACGGCTATACCTGGTCTCCTGCTTCCGGACTCAGCGCAACAACGGGCTCAATCGTTAGCTGTCTTCCTACGGCTTCCACTACTTATACCGTAATCGGTAATACGAACGGATGTACGGATACCATCACGTTTACAATGAATGTGATTCCTGCTCCCACCGCCACAGTAAATCCTCCGGCAGGGTTGATTTGCCAGGGAAACAACCTCAATCTTACGGGTGGTGGAGGAGTAAGCTATAACTGGTTTCCTTCCACGGGTTTGAGTGCAACAACAGGTGCCACAGTTACGGCCGCCCCCACGGTTACCACGCAGTATTATGTGATTGCCATCGCAGCAAACGGATGTTCCGATACTGCGGGAACACTCATTGTGGTAAATCCTCCTCCCAACGTCAGCATCACACCCAATAATCCAAGCGTTTGTACAGGAGACTCACTGACGCTTATTGCTTCAGGATCGCTCAATTATTCCTGGTCGCCGGCCACCTTCCTGAGCAGCACTACCAATGACACGGTCATGTGTATTCCCACAACCACGGTTACCTATACCGTTACCGGAACAGCGTCCGGATGTCCTCCCAGTACCTCTACCGTAACCGTTACTGTAAATCTGACACCAACGGTTACTGTAACACCCAACACCATCGCAATTTGTCAGGGAAGTTTTACGAATCTGACGGCGTCCGGTGCCAGTTCCTATACCTGGGCACCGGGAGGAACATTGAGTTCAACTACGGGAGCTATTGTTACAGCGATGCCAACCACTGCTACATCCTATACCGTAACCGGCACTTCTGTGAACGGATGTACTTCTACAGCCATAGTGAATGTGAACGTGAACCCGCTTTTTATGGTAAATACGGCCGGCATGCCTGCAACCTGCGGTAATCCGAACAGTGGACAGGCTACCGCCACCACCAACGGAGGAACAGCACCCTTCACTTATTTATGGAATGATCCATTCGGTCAGACCACACAAACCGCCTCCGCGCTGACTCCCGGCACCTATACCGTGATTGTAACGGATGCTAACGGATGCAGCCAGACGCAGTCGGTAACCATCACTTCACTGAATACGATGGCTTTGAATATGCAATACGCGGATCCGCTCTGCAGCAGCGGTAATACCGGAACAGCAACAGTAACGGTTACATCAGGCACGACACCTTTCACCTATAGCTGGAACACCGTTCCGGCTCAGTCAACGGCACAGGCAACCGGACTTGCTCCCGGCACCTACACGGTGGTGGTGACGGATTCCTCGGGATGTACCCAGTCTATTGCAGTAACCCTTGTCTCTCCCCCTGCGCTGTCTCTTGTTACGGATACTACGGTTTCGCAGTGTAAGCGGAACGACGGTGGAGCACATGTAACCTCGGTAAGCGGCGGAACTTCGCCTTACACCTACCTGTGGAATAACGGCGGAACGAATAATGAGATTGAAATGCTTGCCCCCGGAACGTATTCTGTGCTGGTAACCGATTTTAACGGATGTACGGATTCGGCATCGTTTACCATTGTGGACTGGACCACCGAGTACTGTGTGTACCTGACCAACGCGTTCTCTCCGAACGGCGACGGCCAGCACGATACATGGTACATCGAAAATCTGGATTATTATTCCAATGTGAGTCTGGAAATCTTTAACCGCTGGGGTCATCTTGTCTTCAGGGAAGATGACTACAAGAATAACTGGGACGGGAAGGATGCCAAAGGCAAGGCATTGCCCGGAGGCAGTTACTATTACGTTTTGAAACTCTCACCCAATGATGAACCCATCAAAGGCATACTCACAATCCTGAAATAA